One Coregonus clupeaformis isolate EN_2021a chromosome 21, ASM2061545v1, whole genome shotgun sequence DNA window includes the following coding sequences:
- the nol7 gene encoding nucleolar protein 7, with product MAKKLHRKSASSSNKLNSANMTDDFQLHLDSSDDDAPEEVTFEDSKASALRNMKDALETAKREKDFLKEKRRKRQELFQEQKKRSLLPADILEEIDTAPSKKQKLPGAQAESNNEEASCSGEEGSEGSEQEKETKGFKGNIRSLKGNYSIMRVADQSSANSQQQTAMDFIQARLYGPGSQRTTSNQLLSLQNKRGQNKSAAVQFVNKKWGTEKKAKAEKLKKQWIHKQKVPSS from the exons ATGGCGAAAAAACTGCATAGGAAGTCTGCATCGTCCTCAAATAAATTAAATAGTGCAAACATGACGGATGATTTTCAATTACATCTCGACTCAAGCGACGACGATGCTCCAGAAGAGGTGACCTTCGAAGATTCAAAGGCTTCCGCTCTACGGAACATGAAAGATGCGTTGGAGACAGCCAAAAG AGAAAAGGATTTTCTCAAAGAAAAACGAAGGAAGAGACAGGAGCTGTTTCAAGAACAGAAG AAAAGAAGTCTTCTCCCTGCAGACATTCTAGAAGAAATTGACACAGCTCCATCAAA AAAACAGAAGTTACCTGGAGCTCAAG CTGAAAGCAACAATGAAGAGGCAAGCTGTTCAGGGGAGGAGGGGAGCGAAGGATCGGAACAAGAGAAGGAGACGAAAGGATTCAAGGGAAATATCCGGAG TCTGAAGGGGAACTACAGCATAATGAGGGTGGCGGACCAATCTTCAGCCAACTCCCAACAGCAGACAGCCATGGATTTCATACAGGCCAGACTGTATGGCCCGGGAAGTCAGAGGACGACAA GCAATCAACTTCTCTCCCTTCAAAATAAGAGAGGCCAAAATAAAAGTGCGGCCGTGCAGTTTGTGAATAAGAAATGGG GCACAGAGAAGAAGGCAAAAGCGGAGAAGTTGAAGAAGCAATGGATTCACAAACAGAAGGTTCCCTCAAGCTGA